Part of the Kamptonema formosum PCC 6407 genome, GCCCCCCCGCTTGGGCAATCAAAGCATAGCGATCCAGCAAAGAACGGATCACAGCACCTAGTTCTTCCAACTCAAAGGGCTTTCGCAGATAGTTATCTGCCCCCAACTGATAGCCCCGAATCCGTTCCTGGGTACTCGTGCGTTCCGTCAAGAAAATTACCGGCAATAGGCGGAAAGCAGGGCGAAGCCTAACTCGCCGCACAAACTCATAACCATCCATTTCAGGCATAGTAACATCAGTAACGATGAGGTGGGGCTGATATTCCTCCACCAAACCTAGAGCCTGTTTCCCATTCTGCGCCGTGATTACCGAGTAGCCGCAAATTTCCAAGTAATCGCCAATGGACAGGCGCGTTCCCAAATCGTCATCCGCAACAAGAACCGTCAAGGGCATGGCGAGAAGTATAAGAAGGGGCTAGGGGCTAGGGGCTAGGGGCTAGGGAAGAAGGGGTTAGGGGCTACGATGCTCAGGGCTAGGGAAGAAGGGAAGAAGGGGTTAGGGGTTAGGGTTTGGGGGCTGGGGAAGAAGGGGTTACGATGCTTCGATGCTCCTATGCTCAGGAAGAAGGGAACAAGGGACTAGAATCAAGGATTTTAGGAAAGCAGAACGTCATAACTGCCTTGGCAGTTGATATAAAAATTAAGAATATAAAATTAAAAATTAAAAATGCAGTAGCACACTTTTAATTTTTAATTTTATATTCTTAATTCTGTTGATAGCTTACAGCTATACTTCCAGGTTGGGCTAAATTTCCCTGTAAAACCACGCCTCGACCATTTGCCGCTAGATGTCGCAAACTCTTATAAATCGTCTCGATTTGGTCAGGAGATCCTGCTTTTTTAGCCAAGGCTTCCAGAGACAAGGGCTTCCCTTCTTCCTTAAGCACTGCCAAAACCCGCTGTTGCAAATCCAACACCACAGCCGCCGCTTTTTTCCCTGCTTCTACTCCTGGCTGGTGGTAGGCGTTGACGTTGACAAGAAAACCATAAAGCCCTACAGCTCTTTCGTAGAGAGCAATTAAAGCTCCTACAGTCCGGGCATTTACTTGAGATACCGTCACAGTAATCGAATCTCGGTGATTCTCATAAAGAGCTTGCCTAGTTCCTTGTAAGAAACCTGACAGATAATCCCCAGAAGTAATGCCAGGGTCTATTTCTGGAGAAACCCCTTGGCGATCCTCCAAAACCTCAATAAAAGTGGCGAAGAAATTGGGCACCCCGTCTCGCAACTGCTGCACGTAAGCGTGTTGGTCAGTTGAACCTTTGTTACCGTAGACAGCAATACCTTGGTGAACAATATTGCCGTCTAAATCCTTCTCCTTGCCCAAAGATTCCATTACCAACTGTTGTAAATAGCGCGAAAATAACAACAGAGAATCTTTGTAAGGCAACACTACCATATCTTTTGTGCCGCGCCCATTCCCGGCAAAATACCAAGATAAAGCTAATAGTGCAGCGGGATTACCTTTGATATTCGTAGTCCTAGTAGCATCGTCCATCTCCTTGGCTCCTCCTAGCATCCCACGAATGTCGATGCCTTGCAGAGCGGCAGGCAGCAGCCCTACAGCGGATAATTCCGAGGTGCGTCCTCCCACCCAGTCAGCCATTGGGAAAGTTGCCAGCCAACCTTCAGATTTGGCTAATTGGTCTAACTTACTGCCAGTACCAGTAACAGCAACTGCGTGCTTAGAGAAGTCAAGTTTCTGGGCGGCAAAAGCTTTTTGGACTTCAATCATGCCGTTGCGGGGTTCAGGAGTTCCCCCAGATTTAGAGATCGTGATGACTAGGGTACTAGCGAGTCGATCTTTTAACTTATTGAGAGTGCGATCGATCCCAGTGGGGTCACTGTTATCGATAAAATGAATTGCCAATGGCGGGAAATCTGGGGCAAGAGCTTCGGCTGCGAATTGCGGGCCCAGGGCCGAACCACCAATACCAATGGAAATAATATCAGTGAACTTGGGGGCAAAAGGCGGCTTAACATCGCGGCTGTGGACTTTTTGGGCAAAAGCCTCAATTTGCTCTAATGTCTCAACAATTTCTTGTTTAAATTCCGGGGAGGGGGCTAAATCTGGGTTTCGCAGCCAATAGTGACCAACCATGCGATTTTCATCGGGGTTGGCGATCGCGCCCCCCTCCAAAGCAGCCATATCCTTAAAAGCTCGATCGAACTTGGGCTTCATACCCTCAAAAAAAGGGCCATCAAACCCCATGCGGCTGACATCCAGGTAAAATCCCAGCCCCTCGTGATAGTAGAGCCAATCTTGGTAGCGTTGCCAGAGTGCTGCGGCATCCATAGAAATTCTGTTTTTTATCGTTATTGCTATTCGCTAGTCTACCGAAGGCAGTTTAAAAGACTATATCAGGAATTACTGAATGCTAATGCTAATTGCTATGCTCTTAATATCAATCCCGCTGCTCAACTGACGAGTGGGAGGGGAACAAAAACCGGAACCTGAGTATGAACAAAAGGCTGACCAAAATACTAGGGCTATTTTTCTTAGCAGTCATAGTCTTTGGGTTCCTGGGGCGATCGCTTCAAAATCGTAATTTTGCTCAAAATCCTAATTTTGCCAGTATTCCCTTAACACAAATCAATTTTCCGCAACAGACTGTCGCCCAAGTTAATACTTTCAGCAATAAATCCAGTCAAATCTATCTCAACGGCACTTGGCAATTTGCCCCAGCCATAGGTAACACTGACAAACCTCCTTCCGCCGTAAATTGGGGCACCATCTCGGTTCCCGGCAACTGGCAACACGAAAGAAATGAGAACGAACCTGGTTTAATCGATCGCGGCAATGGCAATGCCTGGGAAAATTTCAATGCCAACACCCTATCAAAAGCATGGTATCAGCGCACCATAGACATTCCCAGCGATTGGGGTGGACGTAAAATCGTACTCGACTTAGCAAGAGTTAGTACCGATGCAGTTGTCTTCGCCAATGGCATCAACTGCGGTCAAATTTCCTGGCCCTACGGCACTGTGGATATCACCAAAGCCGTTAAACCGGGGAAAAACACGATCTCAATTCTGGTACTCGCAGTCAGTGACGAAACAGAAAAAGCCGTGATTATGGGCCCAACGGAAATATACAGGGAGAAAACCCAACTGCAATCGCGGGGACTAATTGGGGAAGTGCGAATTTTCAGCGTTCCGCCTGGCCCCTTCATCAGCGACGTATTTGTACAGCCATCTACCAGAAAAAAACAAATCAAGCTGGACATCGAACTGATCGATGTCGCCCAAAGCGGTAAAGTCCAGCTAGTTGCCCAAATCCTCGACCAAAACGGCAAAATCGAGAAAGAATTCACCAGTTCGGCAAATGTCCAAGCCCAGCGAACTCAAACTCTCCAGCCAGTTTGGGATTGGGCCAATCCCCGCCTCTGGGATGTCCGTCAGCCTAACTTATATAACTTGCGGCTGTTCGTCAAGGGTAGCGGCATTCAGGCTGAATTTAATCAACCCTTCGGCTTCCGAGAGTTTTGGATTGAAGGGCGGAAATTTTACTTAAATGGGACTGAGATTCGCCTGCGGCCAATACTTTTAGAGGATGAGTGGCAAGGTTGGAGCCCCGGTATCCCGGAAGCAGCCGACAGGATGATTGATGGTTATTTCTGGGCGGGTTTCAATATTGCTCAAATGTGGCCTTGGAATCACGACGAGAGGGGTCGATGGCACTTCCGGGAACTGTTTGCCGATCGCAGCGATCGCAAAGGTTTTCCCATCATCGCACCAGCCCTAGATGCCACTTCTAAGGGCTATGCTGATATGTGGGACAAACCAACGGGTAAGGCTGTCTGGGAACCTCGAATGGTTAGGGATTTGCGCCGCTACCGCAATCACCCATCGGTTTTAATGTGGGGAAGTAGCCCGAATTTTTTTGGACATAGCGAAGACCAAAACCCGCGCCGGATTGGTAAGAAGAAGTTAGAAGGGACGATTAGTCAGGTGGAAGACGATCGCATGAAGCGATTAATTCCTGTTGGGGACGATTTGGCGGCTACAGTCCAGAAATATGACCCAACTAGACCAGTATTATTGCACCAAGGCGGGGCGGCGGGAAATGTTTATGCTCTAAATTCTTACTTGAATATAATTCCGCTGCAAGAACGGGAGGAATGGATCTCGGAGTGGAGTCAAAATGGCGATATGCCTTATATGGTGGTGGAGTTTGGTACGCCGTTGCATACGACGATGATGCGGGGTCGCAATGGTTTTAGCGGTACTATTAATAGCGAACCTTGGATGACAGAATTTAGTGCAATTTATTTTGGCAATGAGGCTTATAAGTTAGAAACTCCAGCCTATCGCCAGA contains:
- a CDS encoding response regulator transcription factor codes for the protein MPLTVLVADDDLGTRLSIGDYLEICGYSVITAQNGKQALGLVEEYQPHLIVTDVTMPEMDGYEFVRRVRLRPAFRLLPVIFLTERTSTQERIRGYQLGADNYLRKPFELEELGAVIRSLLDRYALIAQAGGQGSGGAGERGSEGAGERGGGGDSDITEKSLSLTQREKDVLQLLTDGLSNAQIGDRLHLSHRTVEKYVSSLLRKSDRTNRAELVRFAMEHHLVD
- a CDS encoding glucose-6-phosphate isomerase, which codes for MDAAALWQRYQDWLYYHEGLGFYLDVSRMGFDGPFFEGMKPKFDRAFKDMAALEGGAIANPDENRMVGHYWLRNPDLAPSPEFKQEIVETLEQIEAFAQKVHSRDVKPPFAPKFTDIISIGIGGSALGPQFAAEALAPDFPPLAIHFIDNSDPTGIDRTLNKLKDRLASTLVITISKSGGTPEPRNGMIEVQKAFAAQKLDFSKHAVAVTGTGSKLDQLAKSEGWLATFPMADWVGGRTSELSAVGLLPAALQGIDIRGMLGGAKEMDDATRTTNIKGNPAALLALSWYFAGNGRGTKDMVVLPYKDSLLLFSRYLQQLVMESLGKEKDLDGNIVHQGIAVYGNKGSTDQHAYVQQLRDGVPNFFATFIEVLEDRQGVSPEIDPGITSGDYLSGFLQGTRQALYENHRDSITVTVSQVNARTVGALIALYERAVGLYGFLVNVNAYHQPGVEAGKKAAAVVLDLQQRVLAVLKEEGKPLSLEALAKKAGSPDQIETIYKSLRHLAANGRGVVLQGNLAQPGSIAVSYQQN